A region from the Neomonachus schauinslandi chromosome 2, ASM220157v2, whole genome shotgun sequence genome encodes:
- the LOC110588560 gene encoding 40S ribosomal protein S24-like produces MNDTVTIPTRKFMTNRLLQQKQMVIDVLHPRKATVPKTEIQEKLAKMYKTTPDVIFVFGLRTHFGGGKTTGFGMIYDSLDYAKKNEPKHRLTRHGLYEKKKTSRKQ; encoded by the coding sequence ATGAATGACACAGTAACTATCCCGACCAGGAAGTTCATGACCAACCGACTACTTCAGCAGAAACAGATGGTCATTGATGTCCTTCACCCCAGAAAGGCAACAGTACCTAAGACAGAAATTCAGGAAAAACTAGCCAAAATGTATAAGACCACACCAGATGTCATATTTGTATTTGGCTTAAGAACCCATTTTGGTGGTGGCAAGACAACTGGCTTTGGCATGATTTATGATTCCttggattatgcaaagaaaaatgagccCAAACATAGACTCACAAGACATGGCctatatgagaagaaaaagacatcaagaaagCAGTGA